The Hydrogenobacter thermophilus TK-6 genome window below encodes:
- the tpiA gene encoding triose-phosphate isomerase, with protein sequence MKLISANWKMNMTPSQTKEYLYNFLPLVEDVKDREILLCVPYTSLCIASEMLKDKHVKFGAQNVHYEPKGAFTGEISVSMLKDLGVSYVIVGHSERRWLFGESDEIINKKLIACLGSGIRPILCVGERQDEREAGLTFKVIETQVKLALSSLEDYTDMIDIAYEPVWAIGSGNPATPEDAQKVHRFIKELLESLNKNYKGTTRILYGGSVNIHNASEFMKMPDIDGLLVGGASLDPEAFSQIVKSF encoded by the coding sequence ATGAAGCTCATCTCTGCCAACTGGAAAATGAATATGACCCCTTCTCAGACCAAAGAGTATCTGTATAACTTTTTACCACTTGTTGAAGATGTAAAAGACAGGGAGATACTTCTGTGCGTGCCATACACTTCTCTGTGTATTGCTTCTGAAATGCTTAAAGATAAACATGTAAAGTTTGGCGCTCAAAATGTGCATTATGAACCGAAGGGAGCCTTTACAGGAGAGATATCGGTCAGTATGCTCAAGGACTTGGGGGTGTCTTATGTAATAGTGGGTCATTCAGAGAGAAGGTGGCTTTTTGGTGAAAGTGATGAAATAATCAACAAAAAGTTAATAGCTTGTCTTGGCAGTGGTATAAGACCCATACTTTGCGTTGGGGAAAGGCAGGACGAGAGGGAGGCAGGGCTCACCTTTAAGGTAATTGAGACGCAGGTTAAACTTGCGCTGTCTTCTCTGGAAGACTATACGGATATGATAGACATAGCCTACGAGCCTGTTTGGGCAATAGGGAGTGGGAATCCCGCCACACCCGAGGATGCACAGAAGGTTCACAGATTTATAAAAGAACTACTTGAAAGCTTAAACAAAAATTATAAAGGTACTACACGCATTCTTTACGGTGGAAGCGTAAACATCCATAATGCCAGTGAGTTCATGAAGATGCCGGACATAGACGGGCTTTTGGTAGGTGGTGCCAGCTTAGACCCTGAAGCCTTTTCCCAGATAGTAAAGTCCTTTTAG
- the dnaB gene encoding replicative DNA helicase: protein MTYLDIEPPHDELAERAVLGAMILDPETIPQVLEYLREEDFYLEHHRLLFSLLYKLWEDKGKDWDDIVLREYIKRYGLSDKIDMAFVYALVEEAAKGALLEEAINLVKEKSGLRNLLDLSLNALKGIKEEPDFNRLLEFMLHKVLEISEKQTITHYYHIKEVASKVIEIIEKHRKAERLITGRATGFLDLDVLTTGFHPSDLIIVAARPGMGKSSFMLSMAVNMAMEEKVPVVIYSLEMSKEQLTMRALSMLSGVPLQNLRRGFIKEEERNRLISSALELSSYNIYIDDTPTLSTTDLRIKTRKLKKERGVEVVFIDYLQLLRSPRRLSSRQEEVAEISRNLKALAKELELPVVALAQLSRQVEHRSDKRPQLADLRESGQIEQDADLIIFIHRPEYYKKNPPPEEQGIAEIIVAKQRQGPTGIVKVAFIKETASFKPLEYKEAQKVEEYEPDLEEFSEEDYDLDF from the coding sequence ATGACATACTTAGACATAGAACCTCCTCATGACGAATTGGCGGAAAGAGCGGTGCTGGGTGCCATGATCCTTGACCCCGAGACTATCCCTCAGGTGCTTGAGTATCTCAGAGAAGAGGACTTTTACTTGGAGCATCACAGGCTCCTTTTCTCTCTCTTATACAAACTCTGGGAGGACAAAGGTAAAGATTGGGACGATATAGTGCTTAGAGAATACATAAAAAGGTATGGACTGAGCGATAAGATAGATATGGCATTTGTGTATGCTCTTGTGGAAGAGGCAGCAAAAGGTGCTCTTCTTGAAGAGGCTATAAACCTGGTTAAAGAGAAGTCTGGTCTTAGAAACCTCTTGGACCTGTCTTTGAATGCTCTGAAAGGTATAAAGGAGGAGCCGGATTTTAACCGGCTCCTTGAGTTTATGCTCCACAAGGTGCTGGAAATTTCTGAAAAGCAAACCATAACCCATTACTATCACATAAAGGAAGTGGCAAGCAAGGTAATAGAAATAATAGAAAAGCATAGAAAGGCAGAGCGACTTATCACCGGCAGAGCGACTGGCTTTTTGGACCTTGATGTTCTTACCACCGGCTTTCACCCTTCTGACCTGATTATCGTTGCAGCAAGACCAGGTATGGGAAAGTCCAGCTTTATGCTATCTATGGCTGTAAATATGGCTATGGAAGAAAAGGTGCCTGTGGTTATATACTCCCTTGAGATGAGCAAAGAGCAGCTTACTATGAGGGCGCTTTCCATGCTTTCGGGTGTACCGCTTCAGAACCTCAGAAGAGGCTTTATAAAGGAGGAGGAAAGGAACAGGCTTATAAGCTCTGCTCTTGAACTTTCTAGCTACAACATATACATAGATGATACTCCCACCCTCTCCACCACAGACCTGAGGATAAAGACCAGAAAGCTCAAAAAGGAGAGAGGTGTGGAGGTGGTTTTTATAGATTACCTTCAGCTTCTTAGGTCTCCCAGAAGGCTCTCTTCAAGACAGGAGGAGGTGGCAGAGATTTCAAGGAACCTCAAAGCCTTGGCAAAAGAGCTTGAGTTGCCAGTAGTAGCATTGGCACAGCTCTCGCGTCAGGTGGAGCACAGGTCAGACAAAAGACCCCAGCTGGCAGACCTCAGGGAAAGCGGACAGATAGAGCAGGATGCGGACCTGATTATTTTTATCCACAGACCCGAGTATTACAAGAAGAACCCACCTCCCGAGGAGCAAGGTATTGCAGAGATCATAGTAGCAAAGCAAAGACAGGGACCCACGGGCATTGTCAAAGTAGCCTTTATAAAAGAAACTGCAAGTTTTAAACCTCTTGAATATAAGGAGGCGCAGAAAGTGGAGGAGTACGAGCCTGACCTGGAGGAGTTTTCGGAGGAGGATTATGACCTGGACTTTTGA
- a CDS encoding LptF/LptG family permease: MLGKYVLFFYIKLFIVVNAILLGIVSSYALAELLFLFKEKSANIAISYLLNLLPISFFYLLPFSAVITMMILLKHIFSKKLDLIVQSFGVSPLKFLLNIILFLVFVSFFNLIMSFDVYPESNKNLYSIEKEFKKRQEVEDLIVRNAWFFKEESGERIYINFQFVDIKDGNIAGVFLVKSSKSNILEVIQSDRGSWKGDIILLPIAKVWNIKEGNFVAKGISIKLFEIKNAQPIGEKVEHISLHQLLLLYSLGKRVGLNYHLYLSEIIRRFLSSLSPIAIGITVMSYAIKRRSILAGFLSFVPAFFFYWFSFVLTRFFSESVSFNPLYGLFAYIPLVILSLKGLYYLGKGFRV; encoded by the coding sequence ATGCTTGGCAAATACGTTCTCTTTTTTTATATAAAACTCTTCATCGTGGTAAACGCCATCCTTTTAGGGATAGTTTCTTCTTATGCTCTTGCAGAGCTGCTCTTTCTCTTCAAAGAGAAAAGTGCTAACATAGCTATATCTTACCTTTTAAACTTGTTGCCCATATCCTTTTTTTACCTTTTGCCCTTCAGCGCTGTGATTACCATGATGATCCTGCTAAAACATATATTTTCAAAGAAGTTAGACCTAATAGTTCAGAGCTTTGGTGTATCTCCTTTGAAATTTCTTTTAAACATTATACTCTTTTTAGTTTTTGTTAGTTTTTTTAATCTTATTATGAGTTTTGATGTGTATCCAGAGAGCAACAAAAATTTGTACAGTATAGAGAAGGAGTTTAAGAAAAGACAGGAGGTTGAGGACCTAATTGTAAGAAACGCATGGTTCTTCAAAGAAGAAAGTGGTGAAAGGATTTACATAAACTTCCAATTTGTGGACATAAAGGATGGCAATATTGCCGGAGTATTTCTGGTAAAGTCCAGCAAAAGCAACATATTGGAAGTGATCCAGTCTGATAGAGGTTCATGGAAAGGTGATATTATCCTTTTACCTATTGCAAAAGTCTGGAACATCAAGGAAGGAAATTTTGTAGCTAAAGGCATCAGCATAAAACTCTTTGAAATAAAAAACGCACAACCTATAGGAGAAAAGGTGGAACACATTTCTCTCCATCAGCTTCTCCTCCTTTACTCTCTCGGTAAGAGAGTGGGCCTAAACTACCATCTGTATCTATCAGAAATAATAAGGAGGTTTTTGTCTTCTCTATCACCTATAGCGATAGGCATTACCGTCATGTCTTATGCCATCAAAAGAAGGAGCATCTTAGCAGGGTTTTTAAGTTTTGTACCTGCCTTCTTTTTCTACTGGTTTAGCTTTGTCTTAACAAGATTTTTTTCCGAAAGTGTCTCTTTTAACCCCTTATATGGGCTTTTTGCCTATATCCCTCTTGTAATCCTATCCCTAAAAGGACTTTACTATCTGGGAAAAGGCTTCAGGGTCTAA
- a CDS encoding methionine adenosyltransferase, which translates to MANIVVTPMTFAPVYQQFAEIVERKGIGHPDTICDNLAENLSRELCRWYLSEFGAIMHHNVDKALLVGGVSNAYFGGGEVIQPIEIYLVGRAILEKNTKRLDIEELVRETAKNWLRNNIKNMDVDKHVKIYTKIRPGSKDLVELFERFQKRGEVPLANDTSFGVGFAPFDDLERAVYEAERFLNSEALKKEHPEVGEDIKVMGVRIENKIRLTVALAFVSKYIKNINEYFARKEELTRKVKTYIEGLLGREVQVHINTADSKENGSVYITVTGTSAEQGDDGQVGRGNRVNGLITPYRPMSLEAAAGKNPISHIGKMYNTVASIITQRVVKEVEGIEEAYCYIVSQIGKPINEPQILDVKVRTSRNINTLQEEVKKIAKEELDRMPSIWKGFLEGIYTVA; encoded by the coding sequence GTGGCAAATATAGTGGTCACTCCTATGACCTTTGCACCAGTTTACCAGCAGTTTGCCGAGATAGTGGAAAGGAAAGGGATAGGCCATCCTGACACCATATGCGATAACCTGGCTGAAAATCTCTCCCGGGAGCTTTGCAGATGGTACCTTAGCGAGTTTGGAGCTATTATGCATCACAATGTGGATAAGGCTCTGCTGGTGGGAGGTGTTTCTAACGCGTACTTTGGGGGTGGTGAGGTCATACAGCCCATAGAGATATACCTGGTGGGAAGAGCCATCTTGGAGAAAAATACCAAGAGGCTTGACATAGAAGAGCTGGTAAGAGAAACTGCCAAAAACTGGCTGAGGAATAACATAAAAAACATGGATGTGGATAAACATGTAAAAATTTACACCAAAATAAGACCGGGTTCAAAGGACCTTGTGGAACTTTTTGAAAGGTTTCAAAAGAGGGGGGAGGTACCCTTGGCAAACGACACCTCCTTTGGTGTTGGGTTTGCTCCCTTTGACGACCTTGAAAGGGCGGTTTACGAGGCTGAGAGGTTTTTAAACTCGGAAGCTCTCAAAAAGGAACACCCTGAGGTGGGTGAGGACATAAAAGTGATGGGAGTGAGGATAGAAAATAAGATAAGATTAACAGTTGCTTTAGCTTTTGTGAGCAAGTACATAAAAAATATAAATGAGTACTTTGCCAGAAAGGAGGAGCTAACAAGAAAGGTTAAAACTTACATAGAGGGGCTTCTGGGAAGAGAGGTACAAGTGCATATAAACACAGCGGATAGCAAAGAGAATGGCTCTGTTTACATAACAGTTACTGGCACATCCGCCGAACAGGGAGATGATGGACAGGTGGGCAGAGGCAACAGAGTAAATGGTCTTATCACACCTTACAGACCTATGAGCCTTGAGGCAGCAGCTGGGAAGAATCCCATCTCCCACATAGGGAAGATGTACAACACTGTTGCCAGCATAATAACCCAGAGAGTGGTCAAAGAGGTGGAAGGTATAGAGGAAGCTTATTGCTACATAGTCTCTCAGATTGGAAAGCCCATAAATGAGCCACAGATACTGGATGTGAAAGTAAGAACATCAAGAAACATAAATACTTTGCAGGAGGAGGTAAAGAAGATAGCCAAGGAGGAGCTTGACAGAATGCCAAGTATATGGAAGGGCTTTCTTGAAGGCATTTACACAGTAGCATAG
- a CDS encoding UbiA-like polyprenyltransferase encodes MTIKDKLKSYAQLVKFEHTIFALPFALASLLILYKSLPSPQKVFWVVVALVSARTAGMALNRLIDLPIDQKNPRTKNWVHASGKVKKHDMLAIILVSSMIFLVSTAFINLYTFLLSPVVLFLLWLYPYSKRFTNFPHLVLGAVYFLIPLGVDIALNERVSFLSILLGMAMAFWVAGFDVLYSLQDYEFDKRHGIGSLAVKLGIKNAILMARLFHMATLLCLLALGFASPKLSFIYFIGLILLSGFLFYEHSLVKPYDLSKVNKAFFTVNGYISLVFLLVVLLDIIF; translated from the coding sequence ATGACGATAAAGGACAAGCTAAAGAGCTACGCACAGCTTGTAAAGTTTGAGCATACCATATTTGCCCTTCCTTTTGCCTTAGCTTCTCTTCTCATACTTTATAAGTCTCTACCCAGCCCTCAAAAAGTCTTCTGGGTAGTTGTGGCGTTAGTAAGCGCAAGGACTGCAGGCATGGCTCTGAATAGACTTATAGACCTGCCCATAGACCAAAAGAATCCAAGAACAAAAAACTGGGTGCACGCCTCAGGTAAAGTAAAAAAACACGATATGCTTGCCATAATACTTGTCTCAAGCATGATCTTTTTGGTCTCCACAGCCTTTATAAACCTTTACACCTTCTTGCTTTCTCCTGTAGTGCTTTTTCTCCTCTGGCTTTATCCTTACTCAAAGAGGTTCACAAACTTTCCCCACTTGGTGCTGGGAGCTGTCTACTTTCTCATTCCTCTGGGTGTGGACATAGCCCTCAACGAGAGGGTGTCTTTCCTTTCCATCCTTCTTGGCATGGCCATGGCTTTCTGGGTGGCAGGTTTTGACGTGCTCTACTCCCTCCAAGATTACGAGTTTGACAAAAGGCATGGAATAGGCTCTTTGGCGGTCAAGCTGGGTATAAAAAACGCCATACTGATGGCAAGGCTCTTCCATATGGCTACACTGCTCTGTCTTTTAGCCTTAGGATTCGCCTCTCCAAAGCTCAGCTTTATTTACTTCATAGGACTTATCTTGCTATCTGGCTTTCTCTTTTACGAGCATAGTCTTGTAAAACCTTACGACCTTTCCAAGGTAAACAAAGCTTTCTTTACTGTAAATGGATATATAAGCCTTGTATTTTTATTGGTGGTGCTTTTAGACATCATCTTTTAA
- the gcvT gene encoding glycine cleavage system aminomethyltransferase GcvT, translating to MKSPLYELHRQLKAKMFEFAGWQMPLYYSSIKEEVKAVRDECGIFDVSHMGRILMKGPSALETLDYLTTNHVKKLSPGKVQYSMITNHQGGVVDDITLYMLDQESFMLCINAANRKKVINWLSKYHHVEDISGSTLQLALQGKKSVDVLSALFPVGEIKRYNFKVFDGIIVSRTGYTGEDGFEIYASIKEGLGIFKELIKYAKPCGLGARDVLRIEAGLPLYGHEISEDITPFEANLDRFVCTDKDFLGKSAMLKREIHRKLFGLELLQRGVPREDYRIYLSDMEIGRVSSGTYSPTLDKGIALCFVDISFRKEGLEVELDVRGKRLKALLRNYPFVHR from the coding sequence ATGAAATCACCCCTTTATGAACTTCACCGGCAGCTAAAGGCTAAAATGTTTGAGTTTGCCGGCTGGCAGATGCCTCTTTACTACTCCTCTATAAAGGAAGAGGTAAAAGCTGTAAGAGATGAGTGCGGAATCTTTGATGTGTCTCATATGGGAAGGATACTTATGAAGGGACCTTCAGCTTTGGAAACTCTTGATTATCTTACCACCAACCATGTGAAAAAGCTAAGTCCCGGAAAAGTTCAGTACAGCATGATCACCAATCACCAAGGGGGGGTTGTTGATGACATTACCTTATACATGCTTGACCAAGAGAGCTTCATGCTGTGTATAAACGCTGCCAACAGGAAAAAGGTAATAAACTGGCTATCTAAGTATCACCATGTGGAAGACATATCTGGCAGCACACTTCAGCTGGCTCTTCAGGGGAAAAAGAGCGTTGATGTGCTTTCTGCTCTGTTCCCTGTGGGTGAAATAAAGCGCTACAACTTTAAGGTTTTTGACGGCATTATAGTGTCAAGGACGGGCTATACGGGTGAGGATGGCTTTGAGATATATGCCAGTATAAAAGAGGGGTTGGGAATCTTTAAAGAGCTTATCAAATATGCAAAACCCTGCGGCTTGGGTGCGAGAGATGTCCTCAGGATTGAGGCAGGTTTGCCTCTATACGGTCACGAGATATCAGAAGACATAACACCCTTTGAGGCAAACCTTGATAGGTTTGTATGCACGGATAAGGATTTTCTGGGTAAATCCGCCATGCTAAAAAGAGAGATACACAGAAAACTCTTTGGTCTTGAGCTATTACAGAGGGGAGTTCCCAGAGAAGATTACAGAATTTATCTATCGGACATGGAGATAGGCAGAGTTAGCAGTGGGACCTATTCGCCAACCCTTGATAAAGGCATAGCTCTTTGCTTTGTGGACATTTCCTTCAGAAAGGAAGGTCTTGAGGTGGAGCTTGATGTTAGGGGAAAAAGACTCAAAGCCCTTTTGAGAAACTACCCTTTTGTACACAGGTAG
- a CDS encoding porin: protein MRKSLLAMAALMGATVLPSQAAVIRVDEDTFANMGLKLQIWAQHLGKTTPGGKDYNDFSINGARVYFSGQVNKFVQFGANLDFALYQGSSGRTNHGGTRESRANDAFINLKPMEEFQIMAGVYRLPFSRASLTDSYTYLIPTGYGYSTRGNLFAPFTIGSNVANAYRDTGLTVWGNIADGMLKYQIGIFDGRWDHVHPLGVKDNLAFAGRIQFTPTMLGFKGEKGFTLADTYLGKQNVLSIGLGYNTQKWDNGAGDSATGKAWTVDAMWEQKFGDIVPNLQLGYQDRKDMPAGTTSPIAKSKDRAYYVQGQLLYDQVVGLGKPALAIRYEKLDDRTAANKDTNRTGVFLNYYIKGQDAKIQLGADVVSLKNKSPNEKNYTDWTLALQTQF, encoded by the coding sequence ATGAGGAAGAGCCTTTTGGCAATGGCAGCCCTGATGGGAGCAACAGTCTTGCCTTCTCAGGCAGCGGTTATCAGAGTGGACGAAGACACCTTTGCCAACATGGGTCTAAAGCTCCAGATCTGGGCACAGCACTTAGGTAAGACCACACCGGGTGGTAAGGACTACAACGACTTTTCCATCAACGGTGCCAGGGTTTACTTCAGCGGTCAGGTGAACAAGTTCGTCCAGTTTGGTGCCAATCTGGATTTTGCGCTTTATCAAGGAAGTAGTGGCAGAACTAACCATGGGGGAACCAGAGAATCAAGAGCTAACGACGCCTTTATAAACCTCAAGCCTATGGAAGAGTTTCAGATAATGGCAGGTGTCTACAGGCTCCCATTTAGCAGAGCATCACTAACAGACAGCTACACATACCTTATTCCTACTGGATACGGCTATAGCACCAGGGGTAATCTATTTGCACCCTTTACCATAGGGTCCAATGTAGCTAACGCATACAGGGATACGGGTCTTACCGTATGGGGCAACATAGCGGACGGTATGCTCAAGTATCAAATTGGTATCTTTGACGGAAGATGGGATCATGTCCATCCTCTTGGTGTAAAGGACAACCTCGCTTTTGCAGGGAGAATCCAGTTTACTCCCACCATGCTGGGCTTTAAGGGAGAGAAGGGCTTTACTCTTGCGGATACTTACCTTGGAAAGCAGAATGTCCTCTCCATAGGTCTTGGCTACAACACCCAGAAGTGGGACAACGGTGCTGGAGATTCAGCTACAGGCAAAGCCTGGACCGTTGACGCCATGTGGGAGCAAAAGTTTGGTGATATAGTACCCAACCTTCAGCTTGGCTACCAAGACAGGAAGGATATGCCCGCTGGTACTACCTCACCTATTGCCAAATCAAAAGACAGAGCCTACTATGTCCAAGGTCAGCTCCTCTACGACCAGGTGGTGGGTCTTGGAAAGCCTGCCCTTGCCATAAGGTACGAAAAGCTTGACGACAGAACTGCTGCTAACAAGGACACCAACAGAACTGGAGTTTTCCTCAACTACTACATAAAGGGTCAAGATGCCAAGATCCAGCTGGGTGCTGATGTGGTATCTCTTAAGAACAAATCTCCCAATGAAAAGAACTACACTGACTGGACGCTGGCTCTTCAAACCCAGTTCTAA